From the Lathyrus oleraceus cultivar Zhongwan6 chromosome 4, CAAS_Psat_ZW6_1.0, whole genome shotgun sequence genome, one window contains:
- the LOC127135732 gene encoding uncharacterized mitochondrial protein AtMg00810-like encodes MDDIVFGGMSDEMVQHFVKQVQSEFEMSLVGELTYFLGLQVKQIEDSIFLCQSKYAKNIVKKFGLENASHKITLAPTHLKLSKDEKGISVDQSLYRSMIGSLIYLTTSRPYITFVVGVCARYQAEPKVSHINQVKRILKYVNGTCDYGMLYSHDSNSMSVRYCDAYWTGSAYDRKSTSGGCFFLGNNLISWFGKK; translated from the coding sequence ATGGATGATATTGTATTTGGAGGGATGTCAGACGAGATGGTCCAACATTTTGTCAAGCAAgtgcaatctgagtttgaaatgagtttggtagGTGAATTAACTTACTTTCTTGGACTCCAAGTTAAACAGATTGAAGACTCCATCTTTCTTTGCCAAAGCAAATATGCAAAGAATATTGTGAAGAAATTTGGATTGGAGAATGCTAGTCATAAAATAACTCTTGCTCCTACTCACTTGAAGTTATCTAAAGATGAAAAGGGCATTAGTGTTGATCAGAGTTTATATAGAAGCATGATTGGTAGTCTTATATACCTTACAACAAGCAGACCATATATAACTTTTGTCGTTGGagtttgtgctagatatcaagcagaacccaaagtgagtcacATCAATCAAGTAAAAAGGATTCTGAAGTATGTGAATGGTACATGTGATTATGGAATGTTGTATTCTCATGATTCAAATTCCATGTCAGTGAGGTATTGTGATGCTTATTGGACTGGTAGTGCTTATGATAGGAAGAGTACCTCTGGAGGATGTTTCTTTTTGGGAAACAATTTGATTTCATGGTTCGGCAAGAAATAA